The nucleotide window CTTGTATTGTACTGATGAGGCCTAAACTGGAGTCTGACAAAGCTGTAATAAGGTGATAAAGGTGAACACTGGTGGGTTCTTGCTTTGCTTGTGGAATCAGTTGTCTTCTCCCCCTGCCCTTTCGCTGTAGTTGTTGGTGTCAGTATTTCAGTAGCCAGCATTATAGCATCCCACCGATAGCAGTGTgggcagagctggtgctgcatTGGATTATGGCACCTGGGAAGAATAGTTCgaatgcagaaagcagcaaaggtGTTTTGCTGCTACGGGGGAAGTTCAGTGTTACACTGCGGATGAGCCACTCGTAATGTGTGTGTGAACACTGTGCGTGCTTGGTGCTGCTGACGTACACAGGCTGAGCTGTTACTACCTGCTGTCCTGACAGACTCACAGGAAAGATGGAGTGCATTTCAGTAGTAGTATTAGAAGGTTCTCAGCAGTATTGCTGACCTGTTACTCAGACTGCAGTAGCAGTTGCAAATGCAATTTAATTCTAGGCTTGAgaaactgctgttgttttctgatAGCAAATTATTCTCATTGCGGTGGTTTTTAGTTTGATATTAAGCATTGATGGGTTAGGAGCAGAAAAAGGAGGGTGATGTAAAGCATTGTGATAAACAAGAATTGCCTGTTTGGGTTAGCGGGAATGAACGGTTGTTTATCTTCATGGTAGAAGATGATGGCTGGCctactttgtgtttttctgtctttgcttttgACAAATGGCCATAGcaagtagcagaaaaaaactgctgtgaaTATATCTGCAGGTACTTGTTACAGTCTGTATGTCTCATCCATCTGTAGTGTCtttccagaaatatttaagtatGGATTTATGTAGGGTGTTGTGCCAAGAGCATGTGGCTTAGCTCAGTAACTGAAGTCTGCTGTTTGTGTAGGAGAGAGGGCTCCACCTACTGGAAAAACATACAAGTTGATAGACTGCGTTCAGAAGGAGGAGTTCAATAAGTGGTTTCTGATGTCCTGTCTCATGGTTGGGAATGGGACCATTGGTGAGGAAATAGGTGTGCGTTTTAAAGTCTGAGCTCTGAAAATATGCTCGTAGTTTTTTTTGAtgttgacttcatttttttctttgataggAACATCATCTCCAACGGGCTATCTCAGCACAACAAGTATATGGAGAGAAGAGGGATAACATGGTTATACCAGTCCCAGAAGCTGAAAGTAATATTGCATACTATGAATCTATATATCCTGGAGAATTTAAAATGCCAAAGCAGCTGATTCACATACAGCGTAAGTAAAGCAGTTGTTGGAGCCTACACCAGAAACTTGATTTTACCAGCAGTTATAGATGACTCTTAAATGCCTTTTGAGCTCCTGTCAAATCTAGCTTGGGAGCATGTATTTCTTCCAGCATTTATGCAGTGTGCACTCCCCTGTCATACCTTTTCAGAGGAATATTAAGCTCCTCTTCAAGAAGATAACGTCTTTCTTATGTCTATATGTTTGTACTTTAATTTTAGCAGTTTCACTGAGTTATATATATGTTAGGATGCTGCTGGTGTTGGAACatagcagctgctctgcttggaTGTGGACCTTGACGTGAGCACATTACTTTGGACACCTATATTGCAGAACTGTCTTGtggtgttattttttaaattctgataaTCTGTTGTGTGTATACATAGCCATAGTTACGCCTTGCTCACTGGCTTAATGTGAGGCTTCTGTGTCAGTCTGATCTTCAGTAATAAGCTGAGTAATAAGCAGCATGCTCTAATAAGCAAATGGAGAGACTAATACTAGGAGTCTTATATGCTGATGCTAAGGTGCAGTTTTTCACTCTTCTTTTACTTATTACTAGTGGTCTCTTAGTTGCTATGACAAcattcagctgcattttttttaaagcaagtcaTACTTTTCACAATgtgaaatgcatgttttaaGAAATCGATAGTTCTGAGAAACCAAAGCAGTTTGCATGAAGCTGAGAACCAGGGGATGTTCTGTAATACATGGTTCATAATTGAAGGTTCCCTGCCATGATGCGTAGACCGTGCTATTGGACTAGTTTGGTCTGATACCTTTGGATCAGAAAAGTCATTGAGAGGGTTTGTGAGGTCTCTCATACACTGTGCATGTAGTTCTCTAGGAATACCTCTTAAAGCATTTAAGCTGGAGTCTTAACTTCTGACATGGATGCTACAACATGAAATTGTAGAGCATGAGATGGTAGTGAAGTCTGACCAATACAGCAAGTTCTCCTTGAAAGTAGTGGGGTCGAATACCTCTGAATGTTTTGGACGCTGTAAAGCTTTCATTAGTTAATGAAAGCGTGCTCAAGTAGATATCAGTGTCTATCCTTGATTTCAGtcatataatttatttcagtaaaaaaggCAGGTGTTATTTCTAAGCAGTGTACAAACGTTATCTTGGTTTTTGTCTTCAGAAGGATCTGGCACATACAGCAGGCACTGCTATTAGAACAGAACATTTCTGTAGTAAAACAGTGAGTTGAGCTTAATTTGTATCGTTCAGCTTTTAGTTTGGATGCTGAGCAGCCGGATTATGACATGGATTCAGAAGATGAGGTCTTTGTCAATAAGTTGAAGAAGAGAATGGATATCTCTCCTTTGCAATTTGAAGAGATGATAGACCGACTAGAAAAGGGCAGTGGTCAGCAGGTATGGTGTTGCTTTGAATAAAAAGTCTGAAATGTGCATTGTCTGTAATGCCATATGACAGTGACATACTGGGTTTTACTTTTAGCCAGTCAGCCTGCAGGAGGCCAAGCTGTTGCTGAAAGAAGATGATGAATTGATCAGAGAAGTATACGAGTACTGgattaaaaagaggaaaaactgtcGAGGGCCCTCTCTTATCCCAGCAGTGAAACAAGAGAAGCGAGATGGCTCCAGCACAAATGATCCTTATGTTGCTTTTAGAAGACGAACAGAAAAGATGCAGACAAGGAAAGTAAGTAGACTAATGCTTCCCTATCgcttgtttctcttccttctcttccctctcaTAAAGTAGCTAATCTAAAGAGACAAACTTGCTAAGTAGTGTGAAGTAATACaagttggctttttgtttgcttggctttttcccttttaatttgcaagaaaaaaaaaaaagattaactgCTTTAGACCAGCTGTTGAAGGAAGTTTGCATTCAGTAGTTTTTGCTCTCTAATTTAGATGCTAAACATGCTTGTGatggcagaaagctgcagcttaTTGGCAGACACATCTGGttatcttcatttttgtgtgtggtttaAAAAACCAAATACTTAGAATTTACTTTTTAGTTCAGATTATGTAATTTAAATGATGTGGGAAAACATAGAACTACATTTGTATCTACAGAATCGAAAAAATGATGAGGCGTCTTATGAGAAGATGCTTAAACTGCGTCGAGACCTGAGTCGTGCAGTAACCATCCTGGAGATGataaagagaagggaaaaaagcaagagggAGTTGCTGCATTTAACACTGGAAATTATCGAAAAGAGGTAACATTTCTTGCAAATGTGCTACAGAAAGCTTTGGAAACTGCTGTAGATTTCAAGTCTcatgaatattttataaaatacgAGAGATcatcttaaaataaaagtttgaatttttctgctgttagcAATAtagtatattttcatttatggcTCTGAAGAGCAAAATTGAATTTAGGGAGTCACTCATTGTGAAAAAGCAGCCTGCATTGTTCTGTTGTATGTGTATTCAAACATTTGCATCTCATGTTGTGTGCATTATGTAGGAAGGAAGAACATAGCTTCAGGTAAATTCCTTTAGAAATTGATATGTTAAACTACTTAACTGTGTAGATTAACGAGTATCCCCCTGAAGAAAACTAGCAGGCATTTCATTCAGTATGACATACTGTTCTGTGAGGAGTTTCCAACTTGTGTTCCTGCTGACATCCTATTTGACAGCTGTGCAAGAGACCAAACGCTCCACTTTCTCAGCTGTCACTTTCACAATGATTTGAGAATCACATTTGAAATGTGGAGTTGTTCTTTTACGCAGATGGTATTTAGAATCTGAATGGACTTATCAAATTTAAGTGTCTGTGTTTGAAAACTTAGGATGTTTACAGTCAGTACTGTAAAGCTCTAAAACAAACCTCTTACTGGTTTTAGTTTGAGTTCTTGGGAACACAAGCTGAGTCTTTGCCTTTTCTATCAGGTGCTCTGTTTTCCTTGTCTAGTAGAGTTAGGGGAGAGATGCACTagcttttttaaagaaagtaaacTCTTGAACACAATTACTGAAAAATCCTGACCATCAAATTAGCACTGTGCACAGGTCTTGAAACATATTGCATTTCGTGGTGCTACGTCTTACAAAGCTGTGCCTTTACGCAAAGAGGGTTTCTGAATAAGGCTCTCTTCCTCACTGCTAAACAATTTTTGTgataaattttttcttttaagtggtACTGTTACCGGATAAGGAGGGAAAGAACTTGTCCTGTTCTTCCTTCaggtttttgtttcctcttcttccctttgcattattttttagcAGACAGTTATCCTTGTTTGTCAAAACTAGGCATTGCAGTAAAAATTTGCACACTATTTGTCTCTTCTGCAACAGTCATTTTTGAACTTCATGCTGACTTGGGAACTTGCCCCAAGTTGCAAGTATTGTTATTCTGTGTTTGACTGTTGcatgttttggtgttttttttacCAGTGTTATGAATATTCGTAAGAGTGAtcttatgtatgtattttttaattacaggtATAATTTGGGTGATTACAGTGGAGAGATTGTGTCTGAGGTCATGGCACAGCGGCAGCCAATGAAACCTACCTATTCTATTCCCATCATTCCTGTGACTAACAGCAGTCCTTTCAAACATCAAGAAACTATGGAACTGAAAGAATATAAAGTTAAAGTGAGTAATGTGGATAACAAAGTTGTTGTATGCTGTAGCATAAGCCAACTATGGCATTTCAGGATATATCTGCAGAAAATATTCTTAACTGGGAGGGAGGTGGGAGCTTTTGGATGCTGGAAACAGTCTAGCAGAGCTGCTATAGAAGTAGAATGCTTTGTTCTGTTGGAGTGATGAAAATCTAGAAACTAATGGAGTTCCTCAGGACgaaaacagaaggaattcaGATGAACTACAGACAGAAGGATATTTACAGTTCTGTTAAACTTCTGCACTGGTTGATACTGATGTTTTAATCAGTTAATGTCCCTGAAGTTAGGGTGTTCTGAACAAAGTTGTATTTGTTGCCCAGATATTCAGTAAAGATAGGATTGGTAAGATAAAACCCTTAGTCTGTTGTGAATTCATGTAGCTATTTTAATCCAGAGGCATGCTTGACTCAGTGTATGTATTTTGATGTGAGCCACTGATATTCCTACtatgctgtatttctgtgtttcatagattcatagaattgctcaagttggaagagaccttaaagatcatcaagtctagCTGCAGCCTAAACATACTACTCTTGTTTTGTACTAAGTATCAGTTAGTGAATAGTGACCAGTGTTTTCTGCATCCTGCTGGCTTTTGCCATACAAAACGTATCTACAGTGCCAACAGCTTAGCATGTTAAATACATCACATAATagcagaaaagctgaagtaCATTTGAATTGTGCACAGATTTCTTGTACCTCAGGAATATCCAAGAACTGTTTGGGATCTGACAGGATACCTTGAGTCAGTCAGTGCTTCCACTGATAGCAGGACACTGTATTTGAGATTGCTGGAGTGAACTCATCTATGAGTGATGCTGGGTTGGTGCGGTGTCTCACGGCTTGGAGGAGGCACATTTGTCAGAAActtagaaaatgcatttgaagcTGCATGGGGAAATGAGTTTAATTTTTGTGTTCAGAGATTCTGGGTACCTTCGAGGAGGTCACTTCTGCCTTTTAAAGCATTATTTGGTTCTTGATTTCCCTGTCACTGCATAAACACCTATGAACATCAGCctaacagcactgctgtgtacATGTTGGTCTGCTTCCCCAGAGCAGTGTATTCACTTTGACTGGTGTTCTGTTGGGATGGCTACAGAGCAAACAGTGCTTAGTTCCACTTTACATATtaaacatttcaatttttagAAGTGAAGTACAAATATTCTTGAAAGGTCTGCTTCTGTAGCTATTACGATGCTAGCGTGAAGATGTTAATGTTTGGTTTGCTTACAGAGTAGTTTTGCAGAGCTACTTTTGTACTCTTATAAAATGATATGTGTAaaagtttgctgctgcttttcctttcagcaggATAAATCCGATGTTATTCGGCCCAAAAGAAAGTATGAGAAGAAGCCAAAAGTCTTaccttcatctgctgctgctactcCTCAACAGACGAgtcctgctgcactgccagtCTTTAATGCTAAAGATTTGAATCAGTATGATTTCCCTAGCTCGGATGAAGAACCCCTTTCCCAGGTAGGATCTCTAGAATTCTCCCTTCCTGTTAGGGAAGGAATAGTAATAAAACTCACACGCTTACTAATACCTGCACTCGCCCACCCTGCTTGCATTTTGCAGGTTTTGTCTGGTTCTTCAGAAGCTGAGGAAGAAAACGATCCCGATGGTCCTTTCGCCTTCCGTAGGAAAGCAGGCTGTCAGTACTATGCTGTAAGTAGGATTTCCTTGTATACAGTAAGACAGAATGTTGTTGATGGCAAAACTTGTGTGTTTAATTGTTTGTGATTATTTTAAGCCTCATTTAGACCAACCTGGCAACTGGCCATGGAGTAGCCCTAAAGAGGGAAGACTAGGAGATGTGCGTTACAGATACTGCTTAACCACTCTGACAGTACCCCAGAGGTGTATTGGGTTTGCACGAAGGCGGGTCGGCCGTGGAGGAAGGTGAGTGCTGCGTAATggttgtgattatttttttggttgtaagttaaatatatatatttacatataaaaatttatgtatttatatatataaaagtcaTCTCTGAAATGAGCAAAGATAAAatgcacaaagcaaacaaaaaaaagaaaagaacagcccTCAATATTACAGAAGGTGgtattttaaatgcttccaTTTGATGGCTTCTTCAGCAGATCAGTGTCTCCATTTTTGTAGCAGACACTGCTTTAACATTGCTTGCTGAGAAGTTTCTCAACTTTGTTTATTGTCAGCAGTGCTCAGTTCTGAGGTGAAAACAAATGTAGTTGTTTCATATTGAAGTGAGTGGCGTAGTGTAAGACAGCGTGCTGTGTTTGGAAGTTGAAATAATAGATGTttgatgaaaatgtttttcttagttCAGTCCTGTTATAGAGGAGAATTTTGGAAGGAATTTTTAGAAGTGAAAATAACAGTTAAGTTCTGAATGTTACCAAAAACCTTAATGAATTCAAGTCTGTTAATTCAAGCATTTTACTTTTGACCTACTgtaatggttaaaaaaaaattatatgtcACTTAGTGTCTTTAAGTGTGCTTCTGTAAACAATGTGTATCTTGAAATCAGCTTTCAAGTTGTCTTTTTTGATCATAATTGGGAGGAATTTGTGATTTGGCATTCAGATTTGCTTAGAATCTGTTAGTGTATTAGCAGGTGACGTTAGGAGCTGCAGGCTCATAGTGGCATTTTGATTGGGATCTTACACTTTTAGTTTTTGGTTCTTTGTGCAGTGATGGTAGGTGTGCTGATGTGTTAGTAAAGCATTTACATGGAATTTGCTGTAAGAGGGCACTTAGTTACTTAAGCATTTCAGTGTCCATTTTTATTGCACTCCAGGAATGTTTGAACCTGTTGGAAGACTTCTGCAACTGACGTTGCGGTGCCGCAGTAGCTCCACCATGGTGTACATCAGTTACTTATACAGCAAAAGCTAGAATAAGAAACCTAAACGTGCTACTTCCTGTAAAGCACTAATGATATGGTCATACTTCCTGTGCCTGTTTCCAAAATCTGTGTGTTCTGGAGCAACTTTGTGGTTTCTTCTACTTTATGTATATCTTCCCCAAGCACACGTGACAAGCTGGTGACTTCTTGGTGTTTTCCTTTGGTATTTGCCATGTGTAATTctacattgttttcttttagggTGCTGCTGGACAGAGCGCATTCGGACTACGATAATACATTTCATCAGCTGGATTTGGAAATGCTTTCCTCATCACAACACTCTTCAATCAGTCAATTTGCCAATACCTCAGAAACAAATACCTCGGACAAATCTTTCTCGAAAGACCTCAGTCAGATACTAGTCAATATCAAATCATGTAGATGGCGGCACTTTAGGCCTCGGACACCATCCCTACATGACAGTGACAATGACGAACTCTCCTGTAGGAAACTGTACAGGGGTGTAAATCGAACAGGCACAGCACAACCTGGGACCCAGACATGCAGTACCTCTATACAAAGTAAAAGTAGCAGTGGTTCAGCACATTTTGGTATGTTTACTTTGACAAACTTGCTTTTAGAAATACTGAACTTGGCTCAGAGAATCCTGAATGTGGTTAGGTCGTGCATACTTTATTTTGATGATAGCAGCCTATCTTTTATCTTTGCTGCACAGAATGCTTATCCTTAGTTATTGCCAACAGTAGTGTAACGCATCTCAAATTTATGCAGACTGCCTTAGCCGATATAGTTAAGGTTTTAGAAAGGTGGTGGTTTAGAAACAGTTTTGTATGGGGTTGAAGTTAACCTGGGATATCTAAACTTTGAAAATTAAAGATACTTTGATTTTAAATAGTGATGCAAAGATTATGTTCTAAATTTTTTTGAAATGTGGTGCTTTGgctgaaatgtttgcatttaaaCTCCCAGTGTGCTTATAAATCCTGAACTGGACATGGTAAAACTAAATACCATCTGCTGTCCAAAAAATAACCCCATCTACTGCCATCTGTGCTGTGCATGTGCGCGCACGCTTGGCAGAGCACTGGGTCTCATCCCCTGTATATCCCACCAGCACGTGCCAGGTGGCTTTCATAGAACCTGAGTTACAGAACTGAGGAACTGACTGTCAGGAGACTTGATGAAACTTGCTGCAATGGAACTGAAATACTGTTAGATAGCATCTCTGTATTGGGCTCATCACAGCAAGAGGCTGGTGCTTATGTGGTTAGCATACGACCTAGGGAACTTGAGTTTTGGTCTCACCTTTTTATAGAAAGGGAACTGAAGTgggcttctttttttgttgttgttgctttttaaaaacaacaacaaaaaacaaacaaaaaaggccaTATAGTTTTGCAAGTGTTTtactgcaatttttttaaagattaaaatcatattttccctttcaagctacagttttgaaaacaaacaaacaaaaaaaaaaaaagctgggaaaCATAGAGGTGATGTGGGTATAGGTGCATATACTCAACTTCCTGGATCGTGGGATGTTTTGGGGACTTGCTGAATGGTATTCTGGTATCTGATTAATCCTCCTGTTCACCAGTATATTTTGTCCATTTTCTCATCTTAATTCCTTGTACCCCcttgtttttcctgaaaattgTTCCCTGTTTTTAGAATGATTGAATAGCTTTATTCAGCTCCCTTCTTTCATGCTTCCTCTCCACACTGTCCTAGAGTGGGTCCTTATCCCCAGCACCACCCTCCACCC belongs to Lagopus muta isolate bLagMut1 chromosome 7, bLagMut1 primary, whole genome shotgun sequence and includes:
- the EPC1 gene encoding enhancer of polycomb homolog 1 isoform X2, translated to MSKLSFRARALDASKPLPVFRCEDLPDLAEYASINRAVPQMPTGMEKEEESEHHLQRAISAQQVYGEKRDNMVIPVPEAESNIAYYESIYPGEFKMPKQLIHIQPFSLDAEQPDYDMDSEDEVFVNKLKKRMDISPLQFEEMIDRLEKGSGQQPVSLQEAKLLLKEDDELIREVYEYWIKKRKNCRGPSLIPAVKQEKRDGSSTNDPYVAFRRRTEKMQTRKNRKNDEASYEKMLKLRRDLSRAVTILEMIKRREKSKRELLHLTLEIIEKRYNLGDYSGEIVSEVMAQRQPMKPTYSIPIIPVTNSSPFKHQETMELKEYKVKDKSDVIRPKRKYEKKPKVLPSSAAATPQQTSPAALPVFNAKDLNQYDFPSSDEEPLSQVLSGSSEAEEENDPDGPFAFRRKAGCQYYAPHLDQPGNWPWSSPKEGRLGDVRYRYCLTTLTVPQRCIGFARRRVGRGGRVLLDRAHSDYDNTFHQLDLEMLSSSQHSSISQFANTSETNTSDKSFSKDLSQILVNIKSCRWRHFRPRTPSLHDSDNDELSCRKLYRGVNRTGTAQPGTQTCSTSIQSKSSSGSAHFESETSLGLVHQTLNHSDGSKFLQSSEFTAFTAEQYQQHQQQLALMQKQQLAQIHQQQANSNSSANTSQNLETNQQESGFRLNLHHSHSVKCLEGTLQGFVSKTLDSVSAQFAASALVTSEQLMGFKMKDDVVLGIGVNGILQASGVYKGLHLSSTTPTALVHTSSSSTAGSALLQPSNITQTSSSHSALSHQASAANSATTQVLIGNNIRLTVPSSVATVNSITTLNARHIPRTLSAVPSSALKLAAATNCQVPKVPASSSVDAVPRENHETEKPALNNIADNTVAMEVT
- the EPC1 gene encoding enhancer of polycomb homolog 1 isoform X5, with amino-acid sequence MSKLSFRARALDASKPLPVFRCEDLPDLAEYASINRAVPQMPTGMEKEEESEHHLQRAISAQQVYGEKRDNMVIPVPEAESNIAYYESIYPGEFKMPKQLIHIQPFSLDAEQPDYDMDSEDEVFVNKLKKRMDISPLQFEEMIDRLEKGSGQQPVSLQEAKLLLKEDDELIREVYEYWIKKRKNCRGPSLIPAVKQEKRDGSSTNDPYVAFRRRTEKMQTRKNRKNDEASYEKMLKLRRDLSRAVTILEMIKRREKSKRELLHLTLEIIEKRYNLGDYSGEIVSEVMAQRQPMKPTYSIPIIPVTNSSPFKHQETMELKEYKVKQDKSDVIRPKRKYEKKPKVLPSSAAATPQQTSPAALPVFNAKDLNQYDFPSSDEEPLSQVLSGSSEAEEENDPDGPFAFRRKAGCQYYAPHLDQPGNWPWSSPKEGRLGDVRYRYCLTTLTVPQRCIGFARRRVGRGGRVLLDRAHSDYDNTFHQLDLEMLSSSQHSSISQFANTSETNTSDKSFSKDLSQILVNIKSCRWRHFRPRTPSLHDSDNDELSCRKLYRGVNRTGTAQPGTQTCSTSIQSKSSSGSAHFESETSLGLVHQTLNHSDGSKFLQSSEFTAFTAEQYQQHQQQLALMQKQQLAQIHQQQANSNSSANTSQGFVSKTLDSVSAQFAASALVTSEQLMGFKMKDDVVLGIGVNGILQASGVYKGLHLSSTTPTALVHTSSSSTAGSALLQPSNITQTSSSHSALSHQASAANSATTQVLIGNNIRLTVPSSVATVNSITTLNARHIPRTLSAVPSSALKLAAATNCQVPKVPASSSVDAVPRENHETEKPALNNIADNTVAMEVT
- the EPC1 gene encoding enhancer of polycomb homolog 1 isoform X3, producing MVIPVPEAESNIAYYESIYPGEFKMPKQLIHIQPFSLDAEQPDYDMDSEDEVFVNKLKKRMDISPLQFEEMIDRLEKGSGQQPVSLQEAKLLLKEDDELIREVYEYWIKKRKNCRGPSLIPAVKQEKRDGSSTNDPYVAFRRRTEKMQTRKNRKNDEASYEKMLKLRRDLSRAVTILEMIKRREKSKRELLHLTLEIIEKRYNLGDYSGEIVSEVMAQRQPMKPTYSIPIIPVTNSSPFKHQETMELKEYKVKQDKSDVIRPKRKYEKKPKVLPSSAAATPQQTSPAALPVFNAKDLNQYDFPSSDEEPLSQVLSGSSEAEEENDPDGPFAFRRKAGCQYYAPHLDQPGNWPWSSPKEGRLGDVRYRYCLTTLTVPQRCIGFARRRVGRGGRVLLDRAHSDYDNTFHQLDLEMLSSSQHSSISQFANTSETNTSDKSFSKDLSQILVNIKSCRWRHFRPRTPSLHDSDNDELSCRKLYRGVNRTGTAQPGTQTCSTSIQSKSSSGSAHFESETSLGLVHQTLNHSDGSKFLQSSEFTAFTAEQYQQHQQQLALMQKQQLAQIHQQQANSNSSANTSQNLETNQQESGFRLNLHHSHSVKCLEGTLQGFVSKTLDSVSAQFAASALVTSEQLMGFKMKDDVVLGIGVNGILQASGVYKGLHLSSTTPTALVHTSSSSTAGSALLQPSNITQTSSSHSALSHQASAANSATTQVLIGNNIRLTVPSSVATVNSITTLNARHIPRTLSAVPSSALKLAAATNCQVPKVPASSSVDAVPRENHETEKPALNNIADNTVAMEVT
- the EPC1 gene encoding enhancer of polycomb homolog 1 isoform X1, whose protein sequence is MSKLSFRARALDASKPLPVFRCEDLPDLAEYASINRAVPQMPTGMEKEEESEHHLQRAISAQQVYGEKRDNMVIPVPEAESNIAYYESIYPGEFKMPKQLIHIQPFSLDAEQPDYDMDSEDEVFVNKLKKRMDISPLQFEEMIDRLEKGSGQQPVSLQEAKLLLKEDDELIREVYEYWIKKRKNCRGPSLIPAVKQEKRDGSSTNDPYVAFRRRTEKMQTRKNRKNDEASYEKMLKLRRDLSRAVTILEMIKRREKSKRELLHLTLEIIEKRYNLGDYSGEIVSEVMAQRQPMKPTYSIPIIPVTNSSPFKHQETMELKEYKVKQDKSDVIRPKRKYEKKPKVLPSSAAATPQQTSPAALPVFNAKDLNQYDFPSSDEEPLSQVLSGSSEAEEENDPDGPFAFRRKAGCQYYAPHLDQPGNWPWSSPKEGRLGDVRYRYCLTTLTVPQRCIGFARRRVGRGGRVLLDRAHSDYDNTFHQLDLEMLSSSQHSSISQFANTSETNTSDKSFSKDLSQILVNIKSCRWRHFRPRTPSLHDSDNDELSCRKLYRGVNRTGTAQPGTQTCSTSIQSKSSSGSAHFESETSLGLVHQTLNHSDGSKFLQSSEFTAFTAEQYQQHQQQLALMQKQQLAQIHQQQANSNSSANTSQNLETNQQESGFRLNLHHSHSVKCLEGTLQGFVSKTLDSVSAQFAASALVTSEQLMGFKMKDDVVLGIGVNGILQASGVYKGLHLSSTTPTALVHTSSSSTAGSALLQPSNITQTSSSHSALSHQASAANSATTQVLIGNNIRLTVPSSVATVNSITTLNARHIPRTLSAVPSSALKLAAATNCQVPKVPASSSVDAVPRENHETEKPALNNIADNTVAMEVT
- the EPC1 gene encoding enhancer of polycomb homolog 1 isoform X6, producing MSKLSFRARALDASKPLPVFRCEDLPDLAEYASINRAVPQMPTGMEKEEESEHHLQRAISAQQVYGEKRDNMVIPVPEAESNIAYYESIYPGEFKMPKQLIHIQPFSLDAEQPDYDMDSEDEVFVNKLKKRMDISPLQFEEMIDRLEKGSGQQPVSLQEAKLLLKEDDELIREVYEYWIKKRKNCRGPSLIPAVKQEKRDGSSTNDPYVAFRRRTEKMQTRKNRKNDEASYEKMLKLRRDLSRAVTILEMIKRREKSKRELLHLTLEIIEKRYNLGDYSGEIVSEVMAQRQPMKPTYSIPIIPVTNSSPFKHQETMELKEYKVKQDKSDVIRPKRKYEKKPKVLPSSAAATPQQTSPAALPVFNAKDLNQYDFPSSDEEPLSQVLSGSSEAEEENDPDGPFAFRRKAGCQYYAPHLDQPGNWPWSSPKEGRLGDVRYRYCLTTLTVPQRCIGFARRRVGRGGRVLLDRAHSDYDNTFHQLDLEMLSSSQHSSISQFANTSETNTSDKSFSKDLSQILVNIKSCRWRHFRPRTPSLHDSDNDELSCRKLYRGVNRTGTAQPGTQTCSTSIQSKSSSGSAHFAFTAEQYQQHQQQLALMQKQQLAQIHQQQANSNSSANTSQGFVSKTLDSVSAQFAASALVTSEQLMGFKMKDDVVLGIGVNGILQASGVYKGLHLSSTTPTALVHTSSSSTAGSALLQPSNITQTSSSHSALSHQASAANSATTQVLIGNNIRLTVPSSVATVNSITTLNARHIPRTLSAVPSSALKLAAATNCQVPKVPASSSVDAVPRENHETEKPALNNIADNTVAMEVT
- the EPC1 gene encoding enhancer of polycomb homolog 1 isoform X4, which encodes MSKLSFRARALDASKPLPVFRCEDLPDLAEYASINRAVPQMPTGMEKEEESEHHLQRAISAQQVYGEKRDNMVIPVPEAESNIAYYESIYPGEFKMPKQLIHIQPFSLDAEQPDYDMDSEDEVFVNKLKKRMDISPLQFEEMIDRLEKGSGQQPVSLQEAKLLLKEDDELIREVYEYWIKKRKNCRGPSLIPAVKQEKRDGSSTNDPYVAFRRRTEKMQTRKNRKNDEASYEKMLKLRRDLSRAVTILEMIKRREKSKRELLHLTLEIIEKRYNLGDYSGEIVSEVMAQRQPMKPTYSIPIIPVTNSSPFKHQETMELKEYKVKQDKSDVIRPKRKYEKKPKVLPSSAAATPQQTSPAALPVFNAKDLNQYDFPSSDEEPLSQVLSGSSEAEEENDPDGPFAFRRKAGCQYYAPHLDQPGNWPWSSPKEGRLGDVRYRYCLTTLTVPQRCIGFARRRVGRGGRVLLDRAHSDYDNTFHQLDLEMLSSSQHSSISQFANTSETNTSDKSFSKDLSQILVNIKSCRWRHFRPRTPSLHDSDNDELSCRKLYRGVNRTGTAQPGTQTCSTSIQSKSSSGSAHFAFTAEQYQQHQQQLALMQKQQLAQIHQQQANSNSSANTSQNLETNQQESGFRLNLHHSHSVKCLEGTLQGFVSKTLDSVSAQFAASALVTSEQLMGFKMKDDVVLGIGVNGILQASGVYKGLHLSSTTPTALVHTSSSSTAGSALLQPSNITQTSSSHSALSHQASAANSATTQVLIGNNIRLTVPSSVATVNSITTLNARHIPRTLSAVPSSALKLAAATNCQVPKVPASSSVDAVPRENHETEKPALNNIADNTVAMEVT